In Zerene cesonia ecotype Mississippi chromosome 18, Zerene_cesonia_1.1, whole genome shotgun sequence, the following are encoded in one genomic region:
- the LOC119833885 gene encoding uncharacterized protein LOC119833885: protein MLTIFSFLLFVLVSKAELLTEERNRETVLKPISACCDIPELGDAKPLAECSKLDGPCNEIQCAFEKSGFLVDKKKLNKEAYKKHLLKWLESHEGWQVAVEKAIADCVERDIRQYLDYPCKAYDVFTCTGIAMLKKCPKEFWKC from the exons ATGCTTacgatattttcatttcttttgtttgttttg gtTTCCAAAGCGGAATTACTAACGGAAGAGCGAAATCGTGAAACTGTTCTt AAACCAATATCAGCATGTTGCGATATACCTGAGTTAGGCGACGCCAAGCCGCTAGCAGAATGTTCGAAACTCGATGGACCA TGCAACGAAATACAATGTGCTTTCGAGAAGTCTGGTTTCCTAgtcgacaaaaaaaaattaaacaaggaAGCCTACAAGAAACATCTATTAAAGTGGTTAGAATCCCATGAAGGATGGCAGGTCGCTGTAGAGAAAGCCATTGCTGACTGTGTGGAGAGGGATATACGGCAATACCTAGACTATCCTTGTAAAGCATATGATGTGTTCACATGCACCGGAATTGCTATGTTAAAG aaATGTCCGAAAGAATTTTGGAAGTGTTAA
- the LOC119834009 gene encoding uncharacterized protein LOC119834009: MWTFNCFFVFLTILQGVFLQGMRPPPCGPPPQDKPFECCKIPQLFNEEDRKECGVDIAESREQASRPDCSKLVCLFKKNKLMKDDNTVDKEAFAAFADKWGEENSDFKDAVELVKKNCLKDDGPKGAMFCEPGKIVGCSFFVTFDNCPNWEKSDKCNDVKEYMQKCKEKFENA; this comes from the exons ATGTGGacattcaattgttttttcgtttttctGACAATACTACAG gGGGTGTTTTTACAAGGAATGCGGCCACCACCCTGCGGTCCGCCTCCTCAA GACAAACCATTCGAGTGCTGTAAAATACCACAACTGTTTAATGAAGAGGATCGAAAAGAATGTGGTGTTGATATAGCCGAGAGTAGAGAGCAAGCATCTAGACCTGAT tgctCCAAACTAGTGTgcctgtttaaaaaaaacaagttaatGAAAGACGATAATACAGTGGATAAAGAAGCATTTGCAGCCTTTGCAGATAAATGGGGTGAAGAAAACAGTGATTTTAAAGATGCTGTTGAATTAGTGAagaaaaactgtttaaaagaTGATGGGCCAAAGGGAGCAATGTTCTGTGAACCGGGGAAAATTGTTGGTTGCAGCTTTTTTGTTACCTTTGAT AATTGTCCTAATTGGGAAAAGAGCGATAAATGCAATGACGTCAAAGAATATATGCAGAAATGTAAAGAAAAGTTTGAAAACGCTTAA